Proteins found in one Osmerus mordax isolate fOsmMor3 chromosome 20, fOsmMor3.pri, whole genome shotgun sequence genomic segment:
- the LOC136964177 gene encoding kinesin-like protein KIF2A, whose product MVTSLNEDNDSVTVEWIENGDTKGKEIDLESIFSLNPDVAPEEEIPQSPETPPPISSTSSSATKLNKVPKNRRTIAPPKSETPPRDNNAATVGTTRARPSQQPVQPVEPPPPAPAVQLTQQQTLLQQQNARRKSNCVKEVEKLQEKRERRRLQTQELREKRAQEVDATLPNYEIMIMIRDFRASLDYRPLTTADLIEEHRICVCVRTRPLNKKELTMKDLDVITIPSKDVVMVHEPKQKVDLTRYLENQTFRFDYAFDDSTTNEMVYRFTARPLVETIFERGMATCFAYGQTGSGKTHTMGGDFSGKNQDCSKGVYALAARDVFLMLKKPNYKKLDLQVYATFFEIYSGKVFDLLNRKAKLRVLEDGRQQVQVVGLQEREVKCTEDVLKLIEVGNSCRTSGQTSANAHSSRSHAVFQIILRRRGKMHGKFSLIDLAGNERGADTSSADRQTRLEGAEINKSLLALKECIRALGRNKPHTPFRASKLTQVLRDSFIGENSRTCMIATISPGMASCENTLNTLRYANRVKEFGISPSDIPFSQSGVGGGRSEHSPTYEYEDFASSPTRVKELTVEAGAVMEGRQGGHGVTQLEVLEAQWGVGSSPQRDDLKLLCEQNEEEVSPQLFTFHEAVSQLVEMEEQVLEDHRAVFQESIRWLEDEKVLLEMTEEVDYDVESYATQVEQILDQKIDILTELRDKVKSFRSTLQEEEQASKQINPKRPRAL is encoded by the exons ATGGTCACGTCACTGAATGAGGACAACGACAGTGTGACTGTGGAATGGATCGAGAATGGAGACACCAAAGGGAAAGAG ATCGACCTGGAGAGCATCTTCTCCCTCAACCCAGACGTGGCCCCCGAGGAGGAGATCCCACAGAGCCCCGAgactcctccccccatctcctccacctcctcctccgccaccaAACTCAACAAGGTTCCCAAG AACCGACGAACCATAGCACCACCTAAGAGCGAGACCCCGCCAAGAGACAATAATG CTGCTACCGTGGGAACGACACGAGCCAGGCCCAGCCAGCAGCCCGTCCAGCCGGTGGAACCGCCCCCGCCCGCTCCCGCGGTTCAGCTCACACAACAACAGACcctcctgcagcagcagaacg CGCGGCGGAAATCAAACTGtgtgaaggaggtggagaaacTACAGGAGAAACGAGAGAGAAGAAGACTGCAAACACAGGaactgagagagaagagggcccAG GAAGTGGATGCTACACTCCCAAACTACGAGATCATGATCATGATCAGAGACTTCCGGGCTAGTCTGGACTACAGGCCCCTGACCACGGCTGATCTG ATCGAGGAGCAccggatatgtgtgtgtgtgcgaacacGTCCCCTCAATAAGAAAG AGCTGACGATGAAGGATCTGGACGTGATCACCATCCCCAGCAAGGACGTGGTGATGGTCCACGAGCCCAAGCAGAAGGTGGACCTGACGCGCTACCTGGAGAACCAGACGTTCCGCTTCGACTACGCCTTCGACGACAGCACCACCAACGAGATGGTCTACAG GTTCACTGCCAGACCACTGGTGGAGACCATCTTTGAGAGGGGCATGGCCACCTGCTTCGCCtacggacagacaggaagtggaaagaCACAT ACAATGGGAGGAGACTTCTCTGGGAAGAACCAGGACTGCTCTAAAGGGGTCTATGCTCTGGCTG CCAGGGACGTCTTCCTCATGCTGAAGAAGCCAAACTACAAGAAGCTCGACCTCCAGGTCTACGCCACGTTCTTCGAGATCTACAGCGGGAAG gtgttcGACCTGCTGAACCGCAAGGCCAAGCTGCGCgtgctggaggacggcaggCAGCAGGTGCAGGTGGTGGGGCtccaggagagggaggtgaagtgcACCGAGGACGTCCTCAAGCTCATCGAAGTGGGCAACAGCTGCAG gACGTCCGGTCAGACGTCGGCCAACGCCCACTCGTCCCGGAGCCACGCCGTTTTCCAGATCATTCTGAGGCGGCGGGGGAAGATGCACGGCAAGTTCTCCCTCATCGACCTGGCGGGCAACGAGCGGGGCGCCGACACGTCCAGCGCCGACCGGCAGACGCGCCTGGAGGGCGCAGAGATCAACAAGAGCTTGCTGGCTCTCAag GAGTGTATCCGAGCCCTGGGCAGGAACAAGCCGCACACCCCCTTCAGAGCCAGCAAGCTCACACAGGTGCTCAGAGACTCCTTCATAGGAGAGAACTCCAGAACGTgcatg ATTGCGACCATCTCTCCTGGAATGGCGTCGTGTGAAAACACTCTGAACACGCTGCGATACGCtaacag AGTGAAGGAGTTTGGGATAAGCCCCTCTGACATCCCCTTCTCCcagagcggggtgggggggggtcgctCCGAGCACTCCCCCACCTACGAGTACGAAGACTTTGCCTCCTCGCCCACCAG ggtgaagGAGCTGACGGTGGAGGCGGGGGCTGTGATGGAGGGCCGTCAGGGGGGTCACGGGGTCACCCagctggaggtgctggaggctCAGTGGGGGGTCGGGAGCTCCCCTCAGAGAGACGACCTCAAACTGCTGTGTGAACAGaac gaggaggaggtgtcccCCCAGCTCTTTACCTTCCATGAGGCCGTCTCCCagctggtggagatggaggagcaggtgctggAGGACCACAGGGCCGTGTttcag gagtCTATCCGCTGGCTGGAGGATGAGAAGGTCCTGCTGGAGATGACTGAGGAGGTGGATTACGATGTGGAATCCTACGCCACCCAGGTGGAACAGATCCTGGACCAGAAGATAGACATCCTCACCGAGCTCCGAG